In a single window of the Lineus longissimus chromosome 4, tnLinLong1.2, whole genome shotgun sequence genome:
- the LOC135487121 gene encoding protein YIPF1-like isoform X3: MDVEHRVLDIDDVTADELQFQESNGMKNSEFDHALADDEKIDFSQEPKKPSSFTAFPQPRDSDEDVGDKEELLRGEKKQPSFWTFEYYQAWFDVDTYQVLRRIQGSMVPRPRYNYLRQQIRPNPDLYGPFWICTTLVFTTAICGNLANYISCGRSDYEWKYDFHKVTFAAAAIFCYWWLIPAAIYGLLWWRGSQAGYTFMEIICVYGYSLAIYIPISILWVVPFQWFQWTLVAVGMLLSGCVLLFTFWPAVREDDKKIAWITMGLILFFHGLLATGFMLYFFHVPISSCPSNVHPTLPGVPTTILATTLKPQKLKDKQANDLANLNQNIKSPGAIAGDGGVSTGGANLVKAKSGTGVHVGSPPKKLVNAQSPAVKRRQTMNIDKGIERKHRK, translated from the exons ATGGACGTAGAACATCGA gTGCTTGACATTGATGATGTAACAGCAGATGAGCTTCAGTTTCAAG AGAGTAACGGTATGAAGAATTCTG AGTTTGACCATGCCTTAGCTGATGATGAAAAGATTGATTTCAGCCAGGAGCCCAAGAAGCCCTCAAGCTTCACCGCTTTCCCCCAGCCAAGGGACTCTGATGAAGATGTCGGCGATAAAGAAGAG CTTCTTCGAGGGGAGAAGAAGCAGCCATCCTTCTGGACATTTGAGTATTACCAGGCCTGGTTCGATGTGGATACGTACCAAGTCTTGAGGAGAATTCAGGGCTCCATGGTGCCAAGACCGAGATACAATTATCTCAGACAGCAAATACGACCCAATCCAGATTTATATG GTCCCTTTTGGATATGTACCACTTTAGTATTCACTACCGCCATCTGTGGTAACTTAGCAAACTACATCAGCTGTGGACGATCTGATTATGAGTGGAAATACGATTTTCACAAAG taACGTTTGCTGCTGCTGCCATTTTTTGTTACTGGTGGTTGATACCTGCGGCGATCTATGGTCTCCTGTGGTGGAGGGGAAGTCAGGCGGGATACACCTTCATGGAGATCATCTGTGTTTATGGATACTCGTTGGCTATCTACATTCCCATATCG ATTTTGTGGGTTGTGCCGTTCCAGTGGTTTCAGTGGACACTTGTTGCAGTAGGAATGTTGCTTTCAG GTTGTGTATTGTTGTTTACATTTTGGCCAGCAGTGCGAGAGGATGATAAAAAG ATTGCCTGGATCACGATGGGTCTCATCCTCTTCTTTCATGGTCTCCTTGCCACTGGTTTTATG TTATATTTCTTCCACGTTCCAATATCATCATGTCCGTCAAACGTCCATCCAACGCTGCCAGGAGTTCCCACGACCATCTTAGCCACGACTTTGAAGCCACAAAAGCTCAAAGACAAACAAGCAAACGACCTGGCTAATTTGaatcaaaatataaaaagtCCTGGTGCCATAGCAGGAGATGGTGGTGTATCAACTGGAGGAGCAAATTTAGTCAAGGCGAAGTCTGGAActggtgtacatgtaggttcacCTCCCAAAAAACTTGTGAATGCTCAATCACCAGCCGTCAAACGGAGACAGACTATGAACATAGATAAGGGTATTGAACGGAAGCACAGGAAATAG
- the LOC135487121 gene encoding protein YIPF1-like isoform X2: MDVEHRVLDIDDVTADELQFQELELQVDEGEFDHALADDEKIDFSQEPKKPSSFTAFPQPRDSDEDVGDKEELLRGEKKQPSFWTFEYYQAWFDVDTYQVLRRIQGSMVPRPRYNYLRQQIRPNPDLYGPFWICTTLVFTTAICGNLANYISCGRSDYEWKYDFHKVTFAAAAIFCYWWLIPAAIYGLLWWRGSQAGYTFMEIICVYGYSLAIYIPISILWVVPFQWFQWTLVAVGMLLSGCVLLFTFWPAVREDDKKIAWITMGLILFFHGLLATGFMLYFFHVPISSCPSNVHPTLPGVPTTILATTLKPQKLKDKQANDLANLNQNIKSPGAIAGDGGVSTGGANLVKAKSGTGVHVGSPPKKLVNAQSPAVKRRQTMNIDKGIERKHRK; the protein is encoded by the exons ATGGACGTAGAACATCGA gTGCTTGACATTGATGATGTAACAGCAGATGAGCTTCAGTTTCAAG AACTAGAGCTACAGGTTGATGAAGGTG AGTTTGACCATGCCTTAGCTGATGATGAAAAGATTGATTTCAGCCAGGAGCCCAAGAAGCCCTCAAGCTTCACCGCTTTCCCCCAGCCAAGGGACTCTGATGAAGATGTCGGCGATAAAGAAGAG CTTCTTCGAGGGGAGAAGAAGCAGCCATCCTTCTGGACATTTGAGTATTACCAGGCCTGGTTCGATGTGGATACGTACCAAGTCTTGAGGAGAATTCAGGGCTCCATGGTGCCAAGACCGAGATACAATTATCTCAGACAGCAAATACGACCCAATCCAGATTTATATG GTCCCTTTTGGATATGTACCACTTTAGTATTCACTACCGCCATCTGTGGTAACTTAGCAAACTACATCAGCTGTGGACGATCTGATTATGAGTGGAAATACGATTTTCACAAAG taACGTTTGCTGCTGCTGCCATTTTTTGTTACTGGTGGTTGATACCTGCGGCGATCTATGGTCTCCTGTGGTGGAGGGGAAGTCAGGCGGGATACACCTTCATGGAGATCATCTGTGTTTATGGATACTCGTTGGCTATCTACATTCCCATATCG ATTTTGTGGGTTGTGCCGTTCCAGTGGTTTCAGTGGACACTTGTTGCAGTAGGAATGTTGCTTTCAG GTTGTGTATTGTTGTTTACATTTTGGCCAGCAGTGCGAGAGGATGATAAAAAG ATTGCCTGGATCACGATGGGTCTCATCCTCTTCTTTCATGGTCTCCTTGCCACTGGTTTTATG TTATATTTCTTCCACGTTCCAATATCATCATGTCCGTCAAACGTCCATCCAACGCTGCCAGGAGTTCCCACGACCATCTTAGCCACGACTTTGAAGCCACAAAAGCTCAAAGACAAACAAGCAAACGACCTGGCTAATTTGaatcaaaatataaaaagtCCTGGTGCCATAGCAGGAGATGGTGGTGTATCAACTGGAGGAGCAAATTTAGTCAAGGCGAAGTCTGGAActggtgtacatgtaggttcacCTCCCAAAAAACTTGTGAATGCTCAATCACCAGCCGTCAAACGGAGACAGACTATGAACATAGATAAGGGTATTGAACGGAAGCACAGGAAATAG
- the LOC135487121 gene encoding protein YIPF1-like isoform X4: MDVEHRVLDIDDVTADELQFQEFDHALADDEKIDFSQEPKKPSSFTAFPQPRDSDEDVGDKEELLRGEKKQPSFWTFEYYQAWFDVDTYQVLRRIQGSMVPRPRYNYLRQQIRPNPDLYGPFWICTTLVFTTAICGNLANYISCGRSDYEWKYDFHKVTFAAAAIFCYWWLIPAAIYGLLWWRGSQAGYTFMEIICVYGYSLAIYIPISILWVVPFQWFQWTLVAVGMLLSGCVLLFTFWPAVREDDKKIAWITMGLILFFHGLLATGFMLYFFHVPISSCPSNVHPTLPGVPTTILATTLKPQKLKDKQANDLANLNQNIKSPGAIAGDGGVSTGGANLVKAKSGTGVHVGSPPKKLVNAQSPAVKRRQTMNIDKGIERKHRK, encoded by the exons ATGGACGTAGAACATCGA gTGCTTGACATTGATGATGTAACAGCAGATGAGCTTCAGTTTCAAG AGTTTGACCATGCCTTAGCTGATGATGAAAAGATTGATTTCAGCCAGGAGCCCAAGAAGCCCTCAAGCTTCACCGCTTTCCCCCAGCCAAGGGACTCTGATGAAGATGTCGGCGATAAAGAAGAG CTTCTTCGAGGGGAGAAGAAGCAGCCATCCTTCTGGACATTTGAGTATTACCAGGCCTGGTTCGATGTGGATACGTACCAAGTCTTGAGGAGAATTCAGGGCTCCATGGTGCCAAGACCGAGATACAATTATCTCAGACAGCAAATACGACCCAATCCAGATTTATATG GTCCCTTTTGGATATGTACCACTTTAGTATTCACTACCGCCATCTGTGGTAACTTAGCAAACTACATCAGCTGTGGACGATCTGATTATGAGTGGAAATACGATTTTCACAAAG taACGTTTGCTGCTGCTGCCATTTTTTGTTACTGGTGGTTGATACCTGCGGCGATCTATGGTCTCCTGTGGTGGAGGGGAAGTCAGGCGGGATACACCTTCATGGAGATCATCTGTGTTTATGGATACTCGTTGGCTATCTACATTCCCATATCG ATTTTGTGGGTTGTGCCGTTCCAGTGGTTTCAGTGGACACTTGTTGCAGTAGGAATGTTGCTTTCAG GTTGTGTATTGTTGTTTACATTTTGGCCAGCAGTGCGAGAGGATGATAAAAAG ATTGCCTGGATCACGATGGGTCTCATCCTCTTCTTTCATGGTCTCCTTGCCACTGGTTTTATG TTATATTTCTTCCACGTTCCAATATCATCATGTCCGTCAAACGTCCATCCAACGCTGCCAGGAGTTCCCACGACCATCTTAGCCACGACTTTGAAGCCACAAAAGCTCAAAGACAAACAAGCAAACGACCTGGCTAATTTGaatcaaaatataaaaagtCCTGGTGCCATAGCAGGAGATGGTGGTGTATCAACTGGAGGAGCAAATTTAGTCAAGGCGAAGTCTGGAActggtgtacatgtaggttcacCTCCCAAAAAACTTGTGAATGCTCAATCACCAGCCGTCAAACGGAGACAGACTATGAACATAGATAAGGGTATTGAACGGAAGCACAGGAAATAG
- the LOC135487121 gene encoding protein YIPF1-like isoform X1 encodes MDVEHRVLDIDDVTADELQFQESNGMKNSELELQVDEGEFDHALADDEKIDFSQEPKKPSSFTAFPQPRDSDEDVGDKEELLRGEKKQPSFWTFEYYQAWFDVDTYQVLRRIQGSMVPRPRYNYLRQQIRPNPDLYGPFWICTTLVFTTAICGNLANYISCGRSDYEWKYDFHKVTFAAAAIFCYWWLIPAAIYGLLWWRGSQAGYTFMEIICVYGYSLAIYIPISILWVVPFQWFQWTLVAVGMLLSGCVLLFTFWPAVREDDKKIAWITMGLILFFHGLLATGFMLYFFHVPISSCPSNVHPTLPGVPTTILATTLKPQKLKDKQANDLANLNQNIKSPGAIAGDGGVSTGGANLVKAKSGTGVHVGSPPKKLVNAQSPAVKRRQTMNIDKGIERKHRK; translated from the exons ATGGACGTAGAACATCGA gTGCTTGACATTGATGATGTAACAGCAGATGAGCTTCAGTTTCAAG AGAGTAACGGTATGAAGAATTCTG AACTAGAGCTACAGGTTGATGAAGGTG AGTTTGACCATGCCTTAGCTGATGATGAAAAGATTGATTTCAGCCAGGAGCCCAAGAAGCCCTCAAGCTTCACCGCTTTCCCCCAGCCAAGGGACTCTGATGAAGATGTCGGCGATAAAGAAGAG CTTCTTCGAGGGGAGAAGAAGCAGCCATCCTTCTGGACATTTGAGTATTACCAGGCCTGGTTCGATGTGGATACGTACCAAGTCTTGAGGAGAATTCAGGGCTCCATGGTGCCAAGACCGAGATACAATTATCTCAGACAGCAAATACGACCCAATCCAGATTTATATG GTCCCTTTTGGATATGTACCACTTTAGTATTCACTACCGCCATCTGTGGTAACTTAGCAAACTACATCAGCTGTGGACGATCTGATTATGAGTGGAAATACGATTTTCACAAAG taACGTTTGCTGCTGCTGCCATTTTTTGTTACTGGTGGTTGATACCTGCGGCGATCTATGGTCTCCTGTGGTGGAGGGGAAGTCAGGCGGGATACACCTTCATGGAGATCATCTGTGTTTATGGATACTCGTTGGCTATCTACATTCCCATATCG ATTTTGTGGGTTGTGCCGTTCCAGTGGTTTCAGTGGACACTTGTTGCAGTAGGAATGTTGCTTTCAG GTTGTGTATTGTTGTTTACATTTTGGCCAGCAGTGCGAGAGGATGATAAAAAG ATTGCCTGGATCACGATGGGTCTCATCCTCTTCTTTCATGGTCTCCTTGCCACTGGTTTTATG TTATATTTCTTCCACGTTCCAATATCATCATGTCCGTCAAACGTCCATCCAACGCTGCCAGGAGTTCCCACGACCATCTTAGCCACGACTTTGAAGCCACAAAAGCTCAAAGACAAACAAGCAAACGACCTGGCTAATTTGaatcaaaatataaaaagtCCTGGTGCCATAGCAGGAGATGGTGGTGTATCAACTGGAGGAGCAAATTTAGTCAAGGCGAAGTCTGGAActggtgtacatgtaggttcacCTCCCAAAAAACTTGTGAATGCTCAATCACCAGCCGTCAAACGGAGACAGACTATGAACATAGATAAGGGTATTGAACGGAAGCACAGGAAATAG
- the LOC135486553 gene encoding mitochondrial import inner membrane translocase subunit Tim29-like, with the protein MSASRVTGAFQKFSGFRARTPSIPSKWKGGRMEKIADHLKMVLEDYKAVGAETKQDIKNRPFKTLFYLTGLGGIVGLCKMNPDERVFMEELIQNTNELMLVGDAIRNPESDDFMQNILKYHNQGRLKRLSIGICSFMYYSDHADETDLYETQCDHVKPKYKDFKDRILDIGIIGHWMALHNMMKDYDINPKEWENEKGKST; encoded by the exons ATGTCAGCCTCCAGGGTCACCGGTGCCTTTCAAAAATTTTCCGGTTTTAGAGCAAGAACTCCTTCAATTCCCTCAAAATGGAAAGGTGGACGAATGGAAAAGATAG CCGACCACCTCAAGATGGTATTGGAGGACTACAAAGCTGTGGGTGCAGAAACAAAACAGGACATCAAGAATCGTCCGTTCAAGACATTGTTTTATCTCACTGGTTTGGGTGGGATAGTCGGACTTTGCAAAATGAATCCAGATGAACGTGTCTTCATGGAAGAACTGATACAAAATACTAATGAATTAATGCTCGTTGGTGACGCCATACGAAATCCTGAGTCTGATGAttttatgcaaaatatattGAAGTATCATAACCAGGGACGTCTAAAACGTTTAAGCATAGGAATATGTTCTTTCATGTATTACTCTGATCACGCAGATGAGACAGACTTGTATGAAACACAGTGTGACCATGTGAAGCCCAAGTACAAGGACTTCAAAGACAGAATATTAGATATCGGGATAATAGGACATTGGATGGCTCTGCACAACATGATGAAGGACTATGATATCAATCCAAAAGAATGGGAAAATGAAAAAGGAAAATCAACTTGA
- the LOC135486833 gene encoding uncharacterized protein LOC135486833, producing the protein MDSGLGSEEEIPLLSRPSLTPRGHSWPNACLLLLLFVQTLGLYQVDEVGKHDRMKFFQHNELPGQRSWLLILAVMLYILPLAIAIFTDTITGRRCAICIGLGLKTSGSLILFIVILLFESLGNLDQMAVKSLTGAYGFGGLLFIVGMMFLLPGLMAFTADQVEQTPGNVSSNMRWVCWTSLLALAALDGLFALQPPSLEEHRYYQTIRHAIMFGSDAISITMFLFLRSGFNISIPARASRDNAAEATEAIPPTGSSV; encoded by the exons ATGGATTCTGGATTAGGGAGCGAGGAAGAGATACCACTTCTGTCGCGGCCGTCGCTAACGCCAAGGGGACACAGTTGGCCAAACGCttgccttcttcttctcctatTTGTCCAGACATTAGGACTCTATCAAGTTGATGAGGTTGGAAAGCACGATCGTATGAAGTTTTTTCAACATAATGAATTACCCGGACAACGGTCTTGGTTGCTGATTTTGGCTG TGATGCTGTATATTTTACCTCTTGCTATCGCGATTTTCACGGACACTATTACTGGACGCCGTTGTGCAATATGCATTGGTCTTGGGTTAAAAACTTCAG GAAGTCTCATCTTGTTCATCGTGATTCTGTTATTTGAATCGCTTGGCAACCTTGATCAAATGGCG GTGAAATCCCTGACAGGAGCGTACGGATTTGGCGGGTTACTGTTCATAGTCGGGATGATGTTCTTGTTGCCAGGCTTAATGGCCTTCACAGCGGATCAAGTTGAGCAAACGCCAGGGAATGTGTCATCGAACATGAGATG GGTGTGTTGGACCAGTTTATTAGCACTGGCCGCTCTTGATGGATTATTTGCCCTTCAACCCCCAAGTTTAGAAGAACACCGCTACTATCAGACAATACGTCATGCCATCATGTTCGGAAGTGACGCCATATCTATTACCATGTTCCTGTTCCTGCGATCTGGTTTCAACATATCGATACCAGCCAGAG cttccagagaCAACGCGGCGGAGGccacggaggcaataccgccgactggaagttcagtatga
- the LOC135486173 gene encoding pantetheinase-like produces MAKINFVLVLFFYICGAKAARESYVAAVFEHAPYLLDPKTVVSKEEARANMQRNLDVYEEQITKAKIQGSDIIIFPEDGLYGFGFTRTTLEPYLEDIPSPQDNSCPCSDPGNNQTMPIQYRLSCLAKYNALFVVANAGDLKPCTGDPNCPADGRFQYNTNVAYDPRGCLVARYHKQHLFYEIQFNQPTQVEFSYFDTPFGRFGFAVCFDILFKEPIIDLVLKYNVTNIAFPTAWMDALPLLSAVGFHSGWARGMGVNFLSANIHRPKHRMAGSGIYSPEGVLEYTRSDEKNGVLLVSNVSVVEQSQNKPEMKSKVIKVPTITSDVFQSVLFGDTFNFVYLDPDDKSAVVCQGSLCCGASYRATGKKEEYVIGALDRLHTLEGQYYLQICVVLKCANASRDSCGSPVTSSSWRFSELHLAGTFKTPYIFPQVITDGIHVPAKDSWTYEDKSITFQNVSDPVLSASLFGRWFEMDDGDFEAVRSAGNVCGGFMTTWIVLIMSRFFM; encoded by the exons ATGGCGAAGATAAATTTTGTTCTGGTCCTATTTTTCTATATTTGTGGCGCCAAAGCTGCACGAGAAAGCTACGTTGCTGCCGTGTTTGAACACGCCCCGTACCTTCTTGATCCGAAGACCGTCGTCTCGAAGGAGGAGGCCAGGGCAAACATGCAGAGGAACCTGGATGTCTATGAGGAACAAATCACCAAGGCAAAGATCCAG GGTTCCGACATCATCATCTTTCCCGAAGACGGTCTCTACGGGTTCGGATTTACCCGAACGACACTGGAGCCGTACCTGGAGGACATCCCCAGCCCACAAGACAACTCCTGCCCTTGTTCCGACCCAGGGAACAACCAAACCATGCCAATCCAGTACAGGCTCTCCTGTTTGGCCAAATACAATGCTCTCTTCGTGGTCGCCAATGCCGGAGACCTCAAGCCCTGCACCGGAGACCCTAACTGCCCAGCAGACGGACGCTTTCAGTACAATACGAATGTCGCTTACGACCCCCGTGGGTGTTTGGTTGCACGCTACCACAAACAGCACCTATTCTACGAAATCCAGTTCAACCAGCCAACTCAAGTTGAATTCTCTTATTTCGACACGCCTTTTGGGCGCTTTGGCTTCGCCGTCTGTTtcgatattttattcaaggaGCCTATAATTGATTTGGTGCTGAAATATAACGTGACTAACATCGCTTTCCCGACGGCCTGGATGGATGCCTTGCCACTGCTTTCAGCTGTAGGTTTCCACTCTGGATGGGCAAGAGGAATGGGCGTGAATTTCCTCTCCGCAAACATTCATCGGCCAAAACATCGCATGGCAGGGAGCGGTATCTACAGCCCGGAAGGTGTCCTCGAGTACACACGCAGTGACGAAAAAAATGGTGTCCTCCTGGTGTCCAATGTCTCAGTCGTAGAACAGTCCCAAAACAAACCCGAGATGAAATCAAAAGTCATTAAAGTACCAACTATAACTAGCGATGTTTTCCAATCCGTCCTTTTTGGGGACACTTTTAACTTTGTTTACCTCGATCCAGACGACAAGAGTGCTGTCGTGTGCCAAGGATCATTATGTTGTGGCGCCTCATACCGGGCAACTGGTAAAAAGGAAGAATACGTCATTGGGGCTCTTGACAGGCTCCACACTCTCGAAGGACAGTATTACCTTCAAATATGCGTTGTCCTGAAATGCGCCAACGCATCACGTGACAGCTGTGGAAGTCCCGTGACGTCTTCATCGTGGCGCTTTTCTGAACTCCACCTTGCGGGCACTTTTAAAACTCCGTACATCTTTCCTCAGGTTATAACAGATGGTATTCACGTGCCCGCAAAAGATTCTTGGACTTACGAAGACAAATCCATAACTTTTCAGAATGTTTCTGACCCCGTGCTATCTGCTTCCTTATTTGGTAGATGGTTTGAAATGGACGATGGTGATTTTGAAGCTGTAAGGTCAGCCGGCAACGTATGTGGAGGCTTTATGACCACGTGGATTGTTTTGATAATGTCCCGATTTTTCATGTGA
- the LOC135486924 gene encoding uncharacterized protein LOC135486924, whose amino-acid sequence MKRKTEAANGRSAVKSNGNAPDVLETTMKGYNSGFQLFHMTIVPVFLIAFTPNMVILLWYTAVHTDGSFMELGRYFQREGVIPGMVKIWSGIQIVSMFSLSVVIGYSTFALLLMKFVPGRTFKGPVTPKGNTPVYKDNGFACYIISMTAFSLLTVALKQYGYSTSIVYDKFDEILATLCVFSLVFCLMLYIKGINWPTTTDSGSSGNFIFDYYWGTELYPRIFGFDVKTFTNCRFGMTVWPLLVAVHAIKSYELYGFVDSMFVSALLQFLYMTKFFWWEAGYMWTIDIMLDRAGYYICWGCLVYVPGLYASPSLYLVNHPVQLGLPLTVFLLVGGALSIYVNYWADEQKQHVRKSNGDCLVWGAKPDIIRASYVLENGEKRESILLASGFWGVARHFHYLPEWMLSFAWSVPALFNNIMPYIYFLWLVILLTHRSFRDDEKCGKKYGKFWTEYRQRVPYRVIPGIF is encoded by the coding sequence ATGAAACGCAAGACAGAGGCAGCCAATGGTCGCTCCGCCGTCAAGAGCAACGGGAACGCACCAGACGTCCTCGAAACCACAATGAAGGGCTACAACAGTGGATTCCAATTGTTCCACATGACCATCGTTCCCGTGTTTCTGATAGCATTCACACCCAACATGGTGATTCTTCTCTGGTACACTGCAGTGCACACCGATGGAAGTTTCATGGAGTTGGGCAGGTACTTCCAGAGGGAAGGCGTCATCCCTGGGATGGTCAAGATTTGGAGTGGAATTCAGATCGTTTCCATGTTTTCTCTTTCCGTTGTCATAGGATACAGCACGTTTGCGTTGCTTCTCATGAAATTTGTACCCGGGCGAACCTTCAAGGGACCCGTTACCCCTAAAGGTAACACCCCTGTCTATAAAGACAACGGCTTCGCTTGCTATATCATCTCTATGACGGCCTTTTCGCTCTTAACAGTCGCTCTGAAACAATATGGCTACTCCACGTCTATAGTCTACGACAAATTCGATGAGATTCTAGCAACGCTTTGCGTTTTCAGTTTAGTGTTCTGTCTGATGCTGTACATCAAGGGAATCAACTGGCCAACAACAACAGACTCCGGGTCCTCTGGAAACTTCATATTCGACTATTACTGGGGTACGGAACTCTACCCGAGGATATTCGGATTCGACGTGAAGACTTTCACCAACTGTCGCTTCGGGATGACTGTCTGGCCGCTCCTGGTAGCAGTTCACGCGATAAAAAGTTATGAACTCTACGGATTTGTGGACAGTATGTTCGTGTCTGCGCTGCTGCAGTTCCTCTATATGACAAAGTTCTTCTGGTGGGAGGCAGGCTACATGTGGACCATCGATATCATGCTGGACAGAGCTGGGTACTATATCTGCTGGGGTTGTTTGGTGTACGTTCCAGGGCTTTACGCCTCTCCGAGTCTGTACCTGGTCAACCACCCTGTCCAGCTTGGCCTCCCGCTCACCGTCTTCCTTCTCGTTGGCGGCGCCTTAAGCATCTACGTCAACTACTGGGCAGATGAACAGAAACAACACGTGAGGAAATCAAACGGAGACTGCCTCGTTTGGGGAGCCAAGCCGGACATCATTCGCGCCTCCTATGttttggaaaatggagagaaacgCGAGAGCATTCTTTTGGCGTCAGGGTTTTGGGGTGTTGCTCGACATTTCCATTATCTGCCCGAGTGGATGCTTTCATTCGCCTGGTCTGTCCCTGCACTTTTCAATAACATCATGCCCTATATCTATTTCCTCTGGCTTGTCATTCTCTTGACTCACCGCAGCTTCAGGGACGACGAGAAATGTGGAAAGAAATATGGGAAATTCTGGACGGAGTACCGCCAACGAGTGCCTTATCGAGTCATACCAGGCATATTTTAA